DNA from Fusarium musae strain F31 chromosome 7, whole genome shotgun sequence:
GTTAGGGggccatcaaggctgagctaCCAGTTGTACCTGCAATTAGCAGAGGATTAGTTGAGTTTCGGTGATGAGGTAATTTGACGCCGTTGAAAGACGGTTTGTTTTAGAACAGACTTCCGGCCTCGCTTACTCCCGCGGACTGCGGATCGTCAGGATCCCCGAACGACGGAGGCACAGTACGTATTGCATGGACAGACAGACAAACCGCGTAGCCACCGAAACGCGGTTCGACGTGCAGAATGCAGAAGTCAGTGCTAAGCATGCGGCTTGTTTCAAACTGACCGCGGATGAATGTACCTGCTTGTAGCATTGTTTTCTCTTCAGTACCTTAGCGGCAGcagtggagaagaagtatgagattgaagagattgagattgtggCTTCTAGGTGGATGCGACGACGGGAGTGGGGAATACGAATAATGACAAGTGAACAGTCATCTTTGGGTGTACTTGCCTTTTCTCAAGTAATCCAATAATGGGGCCTGAGCCCAGAAAATGTTTGAATCAAGAAAGAGCTCAGGCGGGGAGTTTCCTGTAGGTCTCCGTTCTTTCCGGCCTGAATGAGCAGTCTGTGGTCCAGGAACATGCTCAATTGGCGATGGGAGAGACACCTCAGACACGGCAGCTACGAATTAGTGCTTTTCAACATCCACAACACCATTATCAAATAGGATATGAGCCGCTGTCAACTGGCTGATCAGGGGGAAACAGTCTCCACTAGCGCCCGTAAAACTTGACCAGTCTttagtaaggtaggtatgtatgtttTTCAAGGTCTAGGGCCTTTGGAAGCTTCCATCCATTCAACCGTGAGTCTTTAGTTCAACTTTTGAGGGATGCCGCTGTGTCATGTGTAGACTCCCTTCTAGAAATAGCTTGGTTACACACACCTCACACCTCGCTAAGATTGACGACTAGGTAGCCTCAATGTCTCAGCTGCGCGGGTATCAAATAAGATCCTATTGGACGATTCCTCATGTTGAATCACAGCTCTAAAAGCCGATGGCCACTCTCAGCCTCGCAGAAGTGTCCCAATCGAGCATCtgacttggcttccttggaAGACCCGTTATATGCCGGAACTTTAGAGAGGGAGAATACAGAAAACAGCCATCCCTGGTCTTGGCATGAACCTTGTCTCCTCTCATCCTCTTAGAATGCAACGCTCAACGCTCGGTATGCGAAAGACGCCTGCGAGATCTCGCGAGGATTCTACGCGCTATGGACACAGCACCTTCAGAACCCTGCATCAGCCCATTACCCATAGCTTAGTGCCAGCGGTAGAAGCGTCATGGCACAAACAACATCTCGTTCCAGAAGCGGAATGGAACGATTGAGAGAATTACTGCAGACCTCACTTAAGTGCTCAGACCGAAATAAGTACAGCCAGGAACAAACCAACCATTTCATGAATCAGTCAAGTGCAGCTACTAATGTATTTAGTATCAAGTGGCTTGTCTTGATGCCCTAGAGCATGTGCTGTCTGaccatttcttctcttttggaGTCGGGGTCCTCCGTTTCAGTACAGTACATCTTTCACGTTAACATCTCAGGAGAGTCTGTGTCTATTCACAATAAGCTTTGTCAGTTGTGTGGGATTCTTCAATCCTGGAAGTTCCAAGTACCGCAGTGGAGTCAGAGTGCATATTCGTTGCTTGAGCCAACGACAGGATACGATGCACGGAGTGCCGGGTAATGCTCTCGAGACACAGGAGATTATTTTCCGCAACGAGATGTTCATATCCAAGAGCCTGGGAAGGTGTCCATACGATCTATGCCGTAGAGGTGCTGTTGTCATACGATATTTCAGCTGGACCCTGAATTTTAAAGCTTTCTTTGGGTAGGCAAGTTCCGAAAAATTACTCGTGTGCCTTTGAACGGAATGTGTTCCGGTTGACGTAATTGGATACGTGATTACGGAAGAACACGCACGGTTTGTGAAAATAGAGCGAACGCAATGTCATGTCACGGTCAAAGTTTGGGAGCTGTGATCACCAATTGTATAGTATTCTATCAGCGACTGACTTGTTGACGCTCAAGATCATGCTTCCCCCATGGAAAAGAAGACGTCTCCACTGAAAATAGCGTCTGGGATAGGAAGTCAGGTTTGCCGTGATAATTCAACGTAATCATTATGCTCGCAACTACCTTGTATGCTACAGTTTGAATTCATGATGCCCCGGTATAACGCCATCTAATCCAACTAAaccatcatcgccatacAAGCAGCAATCAGTCCTGCGACAATCATTCCTAACCTAGGTGCAACACCCGCAGCGGCATTATCATCGTCGCTCAAACCAAAAGGAAGACCCTGGTAGTCAAAAGTAACGTTCTGCTTGATGGAGCTGTTGTAGCACCCGCCGTTAGCAATGTCAATCTTGGCGATGTCGTCAGGCACGTGGAAGAACATGTAGTTCTTCTGAGGAATGTCCTTGAAGCCCTTGGTATTATACGGGAACTTGTCACCGCTGTCAGTGGAGCTGGTGTTGCGCAGAAGGATGCACTGCACTTGGCCAGGATAGTCCTTGTACATCGCTGGGTAGTCCTTCATTACGTCTGAGTTGCTGGTGTcggcgacgaggatgaacttGCGATCAGGGAAGGTCTGGAAGACCTTATCGAGCAAGAAGCGACGGATGGACAGTGTCGCTGAGACGTCTGAGAAGTTTAGTGGGCGGGTATCGAAAGAGCCCAGTGGGTAGGTGTTGTAGATGAAGCTCATGTAGTTACGAGTGGCCTGCTCAGGTGTCGTAGTGAGATAGTGGAAGTGCAAGTCCCTCACTGAAGACGACCAGTTGGCGTAAATGTCAGGCATGTTCATCCATGGAGTGAAAGGTCGAGCAAAAGTGTTGAGAAGACCCTCCTTTGGCTCGTAGATCTTTGTCACTCGCAAAATATCGTCGATGTCAGAGACAATAGTGATACCCTTGGGTGGTACGAGGTAAGCGGTTGCGTTTCCACTGTTGTTCTTACCCTCAGCATAAACATTGAGGGTCTGGATCTTGGAGGTTTCGTTGCCGGGGATCAAATAGCCATTGTTGGGGTCTGTGATGTTCTTAAGCACGACGAAAGCGT
Protein-coding regions in this window:
- a CDS encoding hypothetical protein (EggNog:ENOG41), which encodes MVKAAFLGLLPAVMAIPAAVPGPAPTVYRKEAIPAPAAQPTQVMDLQRRDIIGDVETYVGSLVSGVETKIKGWVNSGILDFPTGFPTGDAVKKSAGVDDDDLKAEPTQVLNIPPYGNWTNRGWNVRVHGNVYKIPNLSQEKVDDLANVFLIDTSVDKLSKSQQAQARNVTRSIFVVQQDNVEVKMNFVNNVDVSPDESGGAIDARGGSQNITMPYNTTLEGDFDAFVVLKNITDPNNGYLIPGNETSKIQTLNVYAEGKNNSGNATAYLVPPKGITIVSDIDDILRVTKIYEPKEGLLNTFARPFTPWMNMPDIYANWSSSVRDLHFHYLTTTPEQATRNYMSFIYNTYPLGSFDTRPLNFSDVSATLSIRRFLLDKVFQTFPDRKFILVADTSNSDVMKDYPAMYKDYPGQVQCILLRNTSSTDSGDKFPYNTKGFKDIPQKNYMFFHVPDDIAKIDIANGGCYNSSIKQNVTFDYQGLPFGLSDDDNAAAGVAPRLGMIVAGLIAACMAMMV